The genomic interval CGGGTTAGATCAGGCCCCACTTTTTGCGCGACTTTAATAAAGTAGTCGAGCCCCGTATACCCGGCGCTTGTCGGGAGGTCGGGATCCTTGCCGAACATGGCCTTGTGCCGGGCACAAAAATCACGAATGCTTTGGATCGGACTGTCTGCATAGACATACGGCCCCTGGCCGGTGGCATAATACCCGTCCGCTGAAAAACCGGCTTTCAGGCACAGGCCGATCACGTAGGTCGTGTAGGTGGGCGAAAAACCGACCATGTCGACCTGCCAGTCCAGCTTCTTGGCCTCTTTCAAAGCACCCACTGTCTCGCGGATGACGGTTGCCAGACAAACCAGCTGCACATCGGCCTTTTTCAGCTTGGCGATCTGGGAGCTGAAATCGGTGGCCCCGCGCTTGTAGGACTCGGTGGCGATCGGCTCCAGGTTGTGGACCGCCAGTTGATCCTTTAGACCCTTCATCATGATGTGGCCCATCTCGTCATCCTGGTACATCATGCCGATGCGCTTGTACCCTTTCTGCTCCACAAAATATTTGACGGCGCAGCGCACCTGATCGTAATAGGGCACGAATCCGGCAAAACTGTAACGGTCATAGGGTTCGAAGAAAAGGGAAGCGGCTGTCAACGGAAACATCTGGGGGATTTTTTTGCGAGAAATAATGGGTTTGGTGGCCCCGGCCGTAGGCGAGCCCATGTTGCCCACAAAGGCAAACACCTTGTCCCGGCTGATCATCTTGTTGGTCACCATGATGGCTTTTTTAGGGTCGTAGGCGTTGTCCTCGACAATCAGTCTGATCTTGCGGCCGTAAATGCCGCCGGCGTCGTTGATCTCCTTGGCGCGCAGTTCCAGGCCCATCTTTGTCTGGGTGCCCCAGCCGGCAATGGGGCCGCTTAAGTCCTGGTGGGACCCGATGACGATCTCCGTGTCCGTGACCCCTACCTCGGCACTTGCGCTGCAGGCAAGTCCGGTTACGATGACCAGTGCAAAAAGTCCGACAATCCATCTGTTCTTCATCGTGCACCTCCTCATTTTGGTTAGAGTGTCATTTAGCTCAACGTTGCAACGTTGAGGTTTACACTATGTGTATTCGGTTAGCGACCACCGCCTGAATACATTTCCTCGATCACCGCTTTGAACTTCTCGTTGATGAAATTGCGCTTCAGTTTTCCCGTGGGGGTGATTTCATCGTCATCCGTGGTCAGCTGAATATCGATCAAACGGAATTTCTTGATGGTTTCCACCCGCGCAAACTGCTTGTTGACCGTTTCCACCTCTGCCTGGACGAGGTCGACCACCTCCTTGGCCCGGGTCAGACTGGCATAGGTGGTGAACGGCACCCGGTTTTCCTGGGCGTATTTCATGACGTTCTCGTCGTCGATCATGATCAGGGCGGTGAGGTACTTGCGGCCGTCGCCGATCACCACCGCATCGGTGATGTAGGGACTGAATTTGAGCTGATTTTCGATTTCGGAAG from Deltaproteobacteria bacterium carries:
- a CDS encoding ABC transporter substrate-binding protein encodes the protein MKNRWIVGLFALVIVTGLACSASAEVGVTDTEIVIGSHQDLSGPIAGWGTQTKMGLELRAKEINDAGGIYGRKIRLIVEDNAYDPKKAIMVTNKMISRDKVFAFVGNMGSPTAGATKPIISRKKIPQMFPLTAASLFFEPYDRYSFAGFVPYYDQVRCAVKYFVEQKGYKRIGMMYQDDEMGHIMMKGLKDQLAVHNLEPIATESYKRGATDFSSQIAKLKKADVQLVCLATVIRETVGALKEAKKLDWQVDMVGFSPTYTTYVIGLCLKAGFSADGYYATGQGPYVYADSPIQSIRDFCARHKAMFGKDPDLPTSAGYTGLDYFIKVAQKVGPDLTREKWIDAAESYGVYKDTYFHGVDIEFTKTNHQGADQAILSQVKDNKFVKVANVSYK